In Odocoileus virginianus isolate 20LAN1187 ecotype Illinois chromosome 12, Ovbor_1.2, whole genome shotgun sequence, the DNA window acttattggagaagaccctcatgctgggaaagattgagggcaggaggagaagggggcgacacaggatgagatggttggatgacatcactgactcaatggacatgagtttcagcaatgtctgagagatggtgaaggacaaggaagcctggcatgctgcagtccatggggtcacaaagagtctgttACTATTGGGTGACTTAAAAACAACCAAGGCATCCAGAAAGGTTACCTCCATCCTGCCCATCCCCACCAGGCCATCCTTTGCAGGCATTACAACTTAAAATTTGTTAACAGTCAAGGAATCCAGGTAAAGAATACATAAGaactttttaaatgtatcatttgGAAATAACTTGCAAGTTACAAAAAGATACAAGAAATAGCACAAGGACCAGGACCTGAACACCCACTACCTTTATTCAGCCTTGCCGACCGTAACGGTGTGCCATGCCGTGCTCCATAACCTGCTGTCTCCGCTCCCTGCCCGTCTGCCTGCCTGTCGTCTCTCCTTCCTTAAGTACATACGCCATGTCCCTCGCCCTGGCATAACGCAGTGTGTGGTCCCCACCAACATGCAGGCCCAGTGGGCTGTCCACCTCATGCGCTTATGCCGACGTCTGTCCCCACGCCCTGAGGGCGGCCCAGGGCCCAGCAGGCAAGGGAGCAGGGGCTGGCCCGCCCCCAGCCCTCTAGCCTGGGACTCTGCTCAGCCTCAGCCCTTCACGACACCGGCATCTCTGGAGACTCAGCCCCGCTCAGTCCTGGGCTTCCGGCACAACACTCCTCATCTCCCGTCTTTAATGTTTCTTTACAACTGGCTGAAGTCGTGGCTCAGCCAGAGTGTGGCCTGGCCATGTCCACGCGGCCCTGTCACAGGGCTGCCCAACTGTTCCACTGCATACTTTTTCCCCCACTTGCAACATAGTAAACAGTCTGTGAGAGGATCATGGAAACTCCCGTTCTTCATCACATTTTCCACACAGAAATGCTAGTCCTACTTCTGCAACTTTTTTTTGTAAGTCTGAAATAACtacaaaatagtttttaaaaatcttttaaaaagcaaacagagcAACTCAAAATCCTAGTTCCAAATCTACCTGACCATAAAATCTtcatggaaaagaggaaaattaaacagataaacaaaaaaatgcaaaaaaaaaaaactgtgctgTAGGCCTAAAGAGCAATAGTTTTTGGTCTCACTACACTTGTAACCACTAGAGGTTGATGATAAACGGCTTTTCCTAAGATCTAGAAAGTTAACAACCCCATTACCATCTCACTTAGATGCCTTTTCATAGTGAAGCAGCTTTAAAGTGAGGCCTCTGTGTGAGGGCCCTTCAGGAGTGATACAGCGGCGACGGCGGTGCCGGGGGCTGCAGCCCACACGTGTCGGCCCGGCCACGGCGCTGCTACCGCGGAGCCCTGCCCACAGAGCCGTCCCACCCGTCCGTCCTGAGCGTGCACTGTCCCGTGTGTCGGGGGGGTGGGGGACCTCACTCACTCTCTAAGTCGGAGATGAGCGTGCTTTGTCCCATGTGTTGGGGGGGGGGACCTCACTTACTCTCTAAGTCGGAGATGAGCGTGCACTGTCCCGTGTGTTGGGGGGGAGGAGACCTCACTCACTCTCTAAGTCGGAGATGAGCGTGCACTGCCCCATGTGTCGGGGGGGGACCTCACTCACTCTCTAAGTCGGAGATGATCGTGCACTGTCCCATGTGTCGGGGGGGGGACCTCACTAACTCTCTAAGTCGGAGATGAGCGTGCACTGTCCCCTGTGTCGGGGGGGGGACCTCACTCACTCTCTAAGTCGGAGATGAGCGTGCACTGTCCCATGTGTCGGGGGGGGAACCTCACTCACTCTCTAAGTCGGAGATGAGCGTGCACTGTCCCGTGTGTTGGGGGGGAGGAGACCTCACTCACACTCTAAGTCGGAGATGAGCGTGCACTGTCCCATGTGTCGGGGGGGGGGGAACTCACTTACTCTCTAAGTCAGAGATGAGCGTGCACTGTCCCATGTGTCGGGGGGGGGGAACCTCACTCACTCTCTAAGTCAGAGATGAGCGTGCTCTGTCCCATGTGTCGGGGGGGGGGACCTCACTCACTCTCTAAGTCGGAGATGAGCGTGCACTGTCCCATGTGTCGGGGAGCGGGGGGGACCTCACTCACTCTCTAAGTCGGAGATGAGCGTGCACTGTCCCATGTGTCGGGGAGCGGGGGGGACCTCACTCACTCTCTAAGTCGGAGATGAGCGTGCACTGTCCCATGTGTCGGGGAGCGGGGGGGACCTCACTCACTCTCTAAGTCGGAGATGAGCGTGCACTGTCCCATGTGTCGGGGAGCGGGGGGGACCTCACTCACTCTCTAAGTCGGAGATGAGCGTGCACTGTCCCATGTGTCGGGGAGCGGGGGGGACCTCACTCACTCTCTAAGTCAGAGATGAGCGTGCTCTGTCCCATGTGTCGGGGGGGGGGGAACCTCACTCACACTCTAAGTCGGAGATGAGCGTGCTCTGTCCCATGTGTCGGGGGGGGGGGACCTCACTCACTCTCTAAGTCGGAGATGAGCGTGCACTGTCCCATGTGTCGGGGAGCGGGGGGGACCTCACTCACTCTCTAAGTCGGAGATGAGCGTGCACTGTCCCATGTGTCGGGGAGCGGGGGGGACCTCACTCACTCTCTAAGTCAGAGATGAGCGTGCTCGGGGACCTCACTTACTCACTAAGTCGGAGATGAGCGTGCACTGCCCCATGTGTCGGGGGGGGACCTCACTCACTCTCTAAGTCGGAGATGAGCGTGCACTGTCCCAtgtgtcggggggggggggacctCACTTACTCACTAAGTCGGAGATGAGCGTGCACTGCCCCATGTGTCGGGGGGGGACCTCACTCACTCTCTAAGTCAGAGATGAGCGTGCACTGTCCCAtgtgtcgggggggggggggacctcaCTTACTCTCTAAGTCGGAGATGAGCGTGCACTGTCCCATGTGTCGGGGGGGGGGGACCTCACTCACTCTCTAAGTCGGAGATGAGCGTGCACTGCCCCATGTGTCGGGGGGGGACCTCACTTACTCTCTAAGTCGGAGATGAGCGTGCACTGTCCCATGTGTCGGGGGGGAGGAGACCTCACTCACTCTCTAAGTCGGAGATGAGCATGCACTGCCCCGTGTGTCAGGGGGGACCTCACTCACTCTCTAAGTCGGAGATGAGCGTGCACTGCCCCATGTGTCGGGGGGGGACCTCACTCACTCTCTAAGTCGGAGATGAGTGTGCACTGTCCCGTGTGTCGGGGGGGGATCTCACTCACTCTCTAAGTCGGAGATGAGCGTGCACTGTCCCGTGTGTTGGGGGGGAGGAGACCTCACTCACTCTCTAAGTCGGAGATGAGCGTGCTCTGTCCCATgttttgggggttggggggttgaCCTCACTTACTCTCTAAGTCAGAGATGATGAGGTTGTCGTGAAGCTTCACCGCCCGGTGCTGTTCCACTTCGTCTTCAAGTTCAAAGATTGTTTCTTTCATGTcgctcctttctgtctctttttcttccaACTCTGATCGTAATTTTTCTAAGGTCATGTTCAGATCTTCTATTTGCTTCTTAGCTTCCTCTTGGAAGGCTCGGTATTCGTCTTCTACCTGTGTGAGATCGATGGCGCAGATCAGGAAAGTGAGTGCTGCTCTGAGCTACGTCCCAGGACGGAGGCACAGGCCGCCTGGGCTGGGAGCGAAGCGGGCACTGCTCTGCGAGAGCAAGGAGGGCCGTGTGAACACTGTGGGCACCCAGTGACTCGGACATCAGACAACACGCCTCAGCATGGCGCGCCACCACACCACTGAACTCACACTGACATCACGCTGAACCTCGCTGCGGTACTCACGAAGACGTTTTGGaagttttcccttctccaaagttTGGACTGAAGGCATGCATCTGATCAACGATTAACATGCTTTCCCACAAAAATGATGTCTGCTTTCTGACTGTTTCaatatcaaattaaaaacagaaaccaaaaattCTCAAATACTGTTAAAACTGTTAGTTCATGGGGGCCCCCATACATGTATGCACCAACAAATATATCTCCTAAACTGTATCTCTGAAAGTcatcccttaaaaaaaattaagatttacaTTATTAACAACAGACTCTCATACAAATGGCACAGCAGCTTAACCCAAACTCATAGAACTCTACTTGAAAAACCACAccacagaaggagaagaagaggcAGACACTGCTGACTCCACAGACTGGAATTCTGGCTCTCCGTTTTTCTTGTGTCAAACTACAGCCGTGAGGGCACTGTGACTCTGCATGACATGCTCCCCAGACATGTCAGGCTCCATCACAGGCACCCCCAGAACTGGGGACACCTTCTGTCAGGCGTGACTCTAGCCTTAACCTTTCACAGGCACAGGACCACAGTGAAAAAGTAAGAGTGGAAGTGACATCATTACAAGAACACTTCACTGCATCCCAATACAAGGAGTTTAGAAAAACACCAGCTTAGGAAAAGGTAGTGACACACCACCGGGGCTGCCGGCTCTCGGGAAGCATGCCGTGTACTACAGCCACGTCACGCGGCTCCAGAACCCTCTATCTACTTCAACAGTACCTTTGCGATGGTGTCCTGCAGCCGGTTGGCATCATTCCGGGTGTGGGCCAGGTCTTCCTGCAGGCTGCTGGCCAGAGTCTCTGCCTTCTCTTTGTCCAGCCGGACACTCTCCAGGAGGTCCTGGATGTCGGTCTTGTCTCCAGAGTTATGGATGGAATACAGCTCCGCCACTTTCTGCTTCTCGTTCTCCAGCTGGGCCTTCAGGCGATTCATCTCGATCTGGTCACTGGCCACGGTGGCCCTGAGCTCCTCCAGCGTGGCGGCCAAGGCCGCCCTGCCCCTCTGCTCGGACTCGACGGCGCGCTCCATGTGGTGGCTGCGCTCCTTGAGCGCCCCGATCATCTCCTGCGCCTCTTTGTTGTCCTGCTCCGCCATCTTCAGGGTGTTGCTTAAGTGCTGCTGCACGCCAAGCAGCTGCTCCCTCTCAAAGCGGGTGTTCTCCGCCAGGTCCACGTAGCGCTGCTCCAGCTCCAGGTAGCGGCCGCTCTTCACGTCCTCGTCCAGGACGTAGGGCACGCGGTGCTCGTCCAGCAGGGAGCGGAAGTACTCGATCTGCCGGCTGAGGAGCTCCAGCCTGTCACTCTGCTGGCACAGGGACTCCACGAGGACGGCCTTCTCCTCGCCCAGCCGCTCGTTCTCGCTGTTCAGCTCCTGGGTGACCTGCTGCAGGTCGGCCAGCTCCTGCAGCGTGGCCTGCAGCTCCTCGCTCGTGCTGTGCTGGTTCTCCTCCATCTGCTGGATGCGCTCCGTCAGGCACGCCACGGACACCTCGCTGCCGTTCCCGCTGCTCCCCTTGCGCGAGCGCGCCCGGCTCGGGACGCCTTCTGACTCCGAGGACGAGGGCGCGTCCAGGGCGTCGTCGCTGGACGTGAGGGGCTGGCACGCCTCGCTGCACTCGCTGCCCAGGTTGTCCAGGGAGTTGCTGATGTCCATGTGCTGGCGGCCCATGAGCGCGCCCTCATCCTGGCTCAGCAGGTCCTCCACCGAGCCAGGGGCCGAGCCCTCCACCGAGGAGGCCAGCGTCCCCCCGCCGTCGCTCTGGTTACCCGGGGCGATCTCTGGGCTCAGTGACTGATAGCCAAACAGCTTTTCGGAATGGTCCAGCCTCTGCTCCAGGGAGAAGCCCAGAGCGTTGAGCCGGTCCTTCAGCATCCGGTTCTCGTTCTTCAGCTGGTTGAGCTCCTCGCGGATGGCGGCGTTCTGTTCCTGCAGCTGCAGCAGTGTGGACTCCACGTCAGTGGGTGGGTGCGTGGCGCTGACCTCCTTCTCCTCGGACTTCTCATCGCCCTCGGGGAGGGGGTCCTCGCTGATGCCCAGCTGGGCACGCATGTCCCGGAGCTCGCTCCGCAGATGTAAAATCTCCACGTCCTTGGTTTTGGCCAAGGTGAGAAGATCCTTCACTCTGGCCTCCAGAGCAGCTTTGTCGCTGATTTGATTGTCCGACTTGGACTTGCTCATGCGGACATCGCATTCTGCAGCCGTGCGACTGCGTGAGCGTTTGGCCGACGCCACGTCATTAGCCCCCTGACCTGCAGAAGGTAGTTTTTTGCTCTGGTTTAGTCGGGTACGTTCACGTAATCTTTCTCTAGTAGAACTGGACTCTTTATTACCTGTGGAAGTGCTCCGCTTGGTTGAAGAATTCGTGCCTACATGATTAAGACAGAGAGTTTAAGGCAGAAAATTAGCAGGAGACAGGCACACAGCTATGCCCCAGGTGAAGGAGGAGTGGTCTAAGGAGCTGCACAGTGACTGTGATAGTCTGCCTGAGACTCTGGTTACTTACGGTCAAGTTCCGCTCCCTCCAAACAGGAAGGTCAATCACCCTTAATCTACCAGTGGAAACAGAGGTTTCACACGGAGCTGCATGCTGAAAGGGGCGAGTTTTACGGAATGTGAGCTGTATCTCAATGACACACATGGACTTGAGTCCTAAACCATGGATTGCAACAGGTGGCTGGAGCCCAGTGTCCGGGGGAGGCTACAGGAAGGTGCCTCAGGGGATAGCCAGTCACACAGCAAACTACCCACAGAACCAGAAAGAAGGCAGGCCATGGAAGACCAGAAGGGAGAGGCAGCCTCGGGACAAAGAAGAAACCTAAGCTGCCACAATAAAGAGAAAACCGTGATGAAAGAAAACGCAAACAACTTCACATCATGAAATGCCACGTGTGCGTGCTGTCGCTGAGTCACGTCTGAtcctttgcggccctatggatgGTAGACCACccgctcctctgttcgtggaactttccaggcaagaatactggagggggctgccacttccccttcttcaggggggtcttcccgacccagggagggaAGCTGCATTTCTTGCACTGGccgacagattttttaccactgtgccacttgggaagtgcCACACAAATAGCACCAATAACAAGAATTATTAAAATACGCAGCATGCACTTaccctcaccacacacacatattaatagCTCATACACAGTAATTTACACAGGTTTCATTAGCAtcatcctgttttacagatgaagaaacccaAAAAGAGATGATAAATCATCTGCCAATGTCCCACAGGTAACGTACACGGAAGAGCCAAGATTCAAACGCAGGCAGACCGTGTGGGAGAACCTGCAACTTACCAGGACCCACTCGGCCTTTATCGGAGTCAGAAAACGATGTGGCGTCAACGCTAAGGCCTCATAACACATTCATCAAACAAGTCACAATATCACCAACTGCTAAATCTTTAAACTTGTGCAAACAATTGACATGACCatgtatttaatataaaaagaacGTGTTTAAATAGCCACAAATACTTAAAGAAATCATTagactttttactttgaaaaataagtCCTAGACCCAACCAATAAATATTCTTAACGAGCCAAATGGTTCTTCACGTGTCAGTACCAGGCTAACCAGGGAGCGGAGAGCGGAAGCGCTGCCTGCCGGGGACGACGTGGGAGGAGCCCCTGCTTCCGCCGTGGCTCGGGGGAGCACAGGGAACGGACGGTGGCCTCGGCAAACGAGCACTCTGGTGGAGAGGAAGCCAGAGGACGCCTCgtgaagcaggaggaggaagagcagCAGGAGTGTGGGAGGCAGGGCAGTGAAGCGGAGGGAGGCCACGCTCGTGGAGCAGAGCCCGCTCTGCAAGAACAGAGGGGGGACAATGAACCTGCACTAGATTTCAAGGGCAGCGGAGAGACTGCCAACGGAGGCTGGGAAAGGGCCTGGGGAGGTGACCACTGGATGCAGCCCGCGAGGGCGGGAGGCGGGCCAGCAGGGAAGCGTGTGTCTGAAGgccgggggcagggagggggtgtgAGGGGTCAGAGTCCTGGACCTCCTTTTCGCCACACAAGCCGGAGCATTAAATGTGGTGACGACCCGGGCTCCAGGGTGCAGACCTACGGTCCAGGGTGCTCCATCATCAGCTCTGAGGCTGGCACAGGACGGGCGCCCGGGAAGCACTTGCTGGGCGGATGAGTGCATGGTTCGCACGATGCTGAGCTGAGAAGCCTCTAACTGACACCTCTGAGGATGGCCTCGCCCTCCGGGGCTGTGGTGAGGAGAAGAAGAAGAGCCAAGTAAGGCTGTCCACGTCCCCTCCTGGTGACCACGCCGCTGCAGTCAGCGTGCGCCGGGGTCTGAGTGGAAGGAAGAGGCCACAGAAGGTCAAGGCAGGGGGGAGAGCTGGCACGCCCAGCCGAGGAGGAAGTCCAGTACACACAGCGGGGACAAGAACCTGAACGACGAGAGCAAGCGAGCGCCTGCTCTGGTTTCTGCCGCTCCGCTTTCACACACTTAACTACAAACATAGTATCCTAAGACTACTGGAAGtttccaagtttttttctttcagtgtaaGAAGCAACATATAAAGTGTTACTCCCTGGACTAGAGAATGAGATCTTAAAGAAAAATCCTGCTGctaatgaaggaagaaagaatggcAGGACTGGAATGAATGGAGCTAGGCACTGACTATCAGAGGCTGCTCATGTCAGGGAGCGGAGACAGCCAGAAACCACGGGCCATCTGATGGACGGACGACGGTCCCGTGTGAAGGAGCGGGCAGGAGGACGGGAGGAGCCTAAATCTGTCCCAGCAAGGCTCCAAACGCAGGGACACTGACAGTAACAGAGAGAACAAGGGAACACGGTCATGGGCATCGCAGGAGTGCGATACCAAAATCCAGACCacgagagggaattccctggaggtccagtggttaggactctgtgctttcactactggggcctgggttcgatccctggtgagggaactaagatcatgcaagccgcatgacatggccaaagagaaggaaataaaatccaGAAACTCTATAGGTCAAACAATCAGTTCCTACAAAAGCTAAATTGTGAgggaaaaaagggggggtggTAAAGTCCCAGATTTAAACATGAGGACTGAGGAGAACGCCAGCAACGGCCACATGTGGGCCTCAATGACCCCTGGTGAGCCCTACCCCAGACAAGCAAGCAAGAGCATGTGTGCAGCAGTGATGAGACAGCGGAAATccaaatacttactgaatgaGTAGCGATTTGAGAAATGATCAGTTTAAGGCCTGATAATGGCAttgtgaatgtatttttaaaagagcactTATCTTTCAGAGAGAATCAGATATGTGTGGATGACACCTGGAACTGAGGTGGGTGTCAAGGAGCCCAAGCAGCAGGGTGAGAATGGCCCAAGCGGCAGGGTGGAGATGAAACGCCACAGCCGTGCACAGGTCAGATGTTCCCCAGGACCGAACGGCGGTCCCTGAGCACCGCCGCCCCGCCTGCGGGACAGGGCAGCGTGAGCCCGCCGAGCGCGCACCTGTGCTGGTCCTGGGCCTGTTCTCCGCGGCGCTCATGGCAGAGGCGGGCGCAGGTGGCGCGCTGGAAGAGCAGGCGTTCTTCTTCCCTTTGACACCATTGGTCACGGTCACCCCTCCAGCCATCCCAGCTAAAAGGTCATCACTGCTCTTGGTCTAGAAGCAACAGAAGATTAACAACAAACTGATTAGATAAAGTGAGACTAAATAACGTTCTGACCCTAAACAAAGCCCTTGACTTTCGGGCTGAGTCCAACACCTCTGCAAAGCCCTCCTGGCAGCTACCAGGCAGCGCATCCCTTGGTGCTGCAGAAACGGAACCTTCTCACTGGCTCATAAACAACcgcaacttctttttaaaaatgtgaaaatcacaATGTACTCAAAGATGTCATGGGAGCCCACCATATGCCCCCACATGCCAGATTCAGTGAGGGGTGAGAGGAAGTGATGACACCCTACTTGCTACCCCTCATCTAGGCTGTGACTCTCCAACCAGCAGCCGTGGAGTCGCACCATGCGCCATCTGCCAGTTTCTACAGAAGCGTCATTAAGAGTGAGGAAGAACCTCCACTGCTCTGAAGTGATCCAGAGACGGAGCCAACATCTAATAGAAGTTACTCTGAAATATACTTTTTtaacctttatcttttttttttttttggtagcctAAGCCAAAATTGAAAGaaggggattttttaaaaagcccacaTAACATACAAATAAAAAACTAGAGACTTTATGGTTACAGTGAGGGTTAAATGATCATTCTACTTGAGAAAGAccatttgatttatttatgttttatgaaGATGACTGAAAAACatgtgagttttttaaaaagaaaacaagtactCTAAGATAACTGGGTTAGGGCATAAATttactatttaagaaaaaaaagtgaagaaatctGATTTTACTTCTCctagaaatgagaaagaatattcagcaccgcagctgctgaagcccagggcctagagcccgtgccctgccacaagagaagccagcacaacagGAAGCTCATGTACCGCGACAAGAGAGCCCGAACCGCATccaagacccaccacagccaaaaataaacaaatagatttttttttaaataaagattcaAAAGTTTTGCCTACTAAGGTGAAGTGGCCTTTCTCTGCATCTCACTAAATCTAGCCACAACCTTTGAAACAAGAAGTAAAGAAACACATAAActtgggacttcctggcagtccagtggtgaggaaCTGGCACTTTCCACGCTGGGgctgggttccatcctgggttgcagccaaaaacaaaagaaagaaagaaacgggacttccctggtacaCAGTGGCTAAGGGCCCGCATGCCGATgcatggggcatgggttcaacccctggtctgggaggatcccaggCCACAAAGGAACGGAAGCCCTTGAGCTGCAACTCCTGCAGGCCGTGCCTGCGGAAACCATGCTGCAGCTGCTGGAGCCTGGGGGCCTGAAGCCCGCGCCCCACAgcgagaagcctgcgcactgcaactcgAGACGGGCCCTCCCTCACTGCAGCTAGAGCAAGCCTGCACACAGGAGTGAAGACCCAGGCCGGCAAAGAAggaataaattactttttaaaaaagaaaggcacaTCTCCACACCCCACAACTGCAAGAACAGTGCACATGTTCCATGAGCCCTGGGCAGTGACAGAGCTCGTGTGGGTGTCCACAGGAGCTGGTGTGTGCACGCGGCACCCAAGTGATTGAAAGTCGAGCACTTCATTCCTGGGGTTAACCATCAAGGCTAATCAGTTACAGGGATGAATTCGGGTTGTGGGAAGTGACCATATACTGGAGAAGCACAGTGAAACATGGAGGAAAGACAAAGTAACACTTAGGTTTGTGGGCTCTCCAAGCCCTTTTgctttttccaatttttccattttcactactttcttctttccttcctacctTTTCGCTCCAACTTCTCTTCAACGACCCTTTGTCCTTCTTAAATGAAAGCACTTGCTGCAGTAAGGGGAACTGTCCCCAAACAGCATCGCCTCTTGCACGCCCCTCCCCAGCGCGCACACACAACCCGTAAAAGTCAGCCAGCTGAGCGGGGCCAAGCCACAGACCCTGGCACAGCAAGAACGCAGCTCTCCCCGCCGCACGGCGGGGCAGCGCTCACTGCTCAAGCCCAGGCGCCCTCAACGGGCGCCACGCCTCCCGAGCCCCGACACGCTCAGGGCGCGCTCCAGAGGGAGCCGCAGAGACCGCCTGCCTGCGAGGAGGCGGCAACCGGCTGGCAGTACGCACGCCCCACGCCAACGCTTCAACCTGCTCCTCCAGCCGCCTAAGTCAC includes these proteins:
- the SPECC1L gene encoding cytospin-A isoform X2 produces the protein MKKASRSVGSAPKVSGISRVQAADKARPESSSSASAGSRPVKPGATAALSKTKSSDDLLAGMAGGVTVTNGVKGKKNACSSSAPPAPASAMSAAENRPRTSTGTNSSTKRSTSTGQGANDVASAKRSRSRTAAECDVRMSKSKSDNQISDKAALEARVKDLLTLAKTKDVEILHLRSELRDMRAQLGISEDPLPEGDEKSEEKEVSATHPPTDVESTLLQLQEQNAAIREELNQLKNENRMLKDRLNALGFSLEQRLDHSEKLFGYQSLSPEIAPGNQSDGGGTLASSVEGSAPGSVEDLLSQDEGALMGRQHMDISNSLDNLGSECSEACQPLTSSDDALDAPSSSESEGVPSRARSRKGSSGNGSEVSVACLTERIQQMEENQHSTSEELQATLQELADLQQVTQELNSENERLGEEKAVLVESLCQQSDRLELLSRQIEYFRSLLDEHRVPYVLDEDVKSGRYLELEQRYVDLAENTRFEREQLLGVQQHLSNTLKMAEQDNKEAQEMIGALKERSHHMERAVESEQRGRAALAATLEELRATVASDQIEMNRLKAQLENEKQKVAELYSIHNSGDKTDIQDLLESVRLDKEKAETLASSLQEDLAHTRNDANRLQDTIAKVEDEYRAFQEEAKKQIEDLNMTLEKLRSELEEKETERSDMKETIFELEDEVEQHRAVKLHDNLIISDLENTVKKLQDQKHDMEREIKTLHRRLREESAEWRQFQADLQTAVVIANDIKSEAQEEIGDLKRRLHETQEKNEKLTKELEEIKSRKQEEERGRVYNYMNAVERDLAALRQGMGLSRRSSTSSEPTPTVKTLIKSFDSASQVPSPATAAIPRTPLSPSPMKTPPAAAVSPMQRHSISGPISTSKPLTALSDKRPNYGEIPVQEHLLRTSSTSRPASLPRVPAMESAKTISVSRRSSEEMKREVSAPEGASPAALMAMGATSPQLSLSSSPTASVTPTARSRIREERKDPLSALAREYGGSKRNALLKWCQKKTEGYQNIDITNFSSSWNDGLAFCALLHTYLPAHIPYQELSSQDKRRNFTLAFQAAESVGIKSTLDISEMVRTERPDWQSVMLYVTAIYKYFET
- the SPECC1L gene encoding cytospin-A isoform X1, with amino-acid sequence MKKASRSVGSAPKVSGISRVQAADKARPESSSSASAGSRPVKPGATAALSKTKSSDDLLAGMAGGVTVTNGVKGKKNACSSSAPPAPASAMSAAENRPRTSTGTNSSTKRSTSTGNKESSSTRERLRERTRLNQSKKLPSAGQGANDVASAKRSRSRTAAECDVRMSKSKSDNQISDKAALEARVKDLLTLAKTKDVEILHLRSELRDMRAQLGISEDPLPEGDEKSEEKEVSATHPPTDVESTLLQLQEQNAAIREELNQLKNENRMLKDRLNALGFSLEQRLDHSEKLFGYQSLSPEIAPGNQSDGGGTLASSVEGSAPGSVEDLLSQDEGALMGRQHMDISNSLDNLGSECSEACQPLTSSDDALDAPSSSESEGVPSRARSRKGSSGNGSEVSVACLTERIQQMEENQHSTSEELQATLQELADLQQVTQELNSENERLGEEKAVLVESLCQQSDRLELLSRQIEYFRSLLDEHRVPYVLDEDVKSGRYLELEQRYVDLAENTRFEREQLLGVQQHLSNTLKMAEQDNKEAQEMIGALKERSHHMERAVESEQRGRAALAATLEELRATVASDQIEMNRLKAQLENEKQKVAELYSIHNSGDKTDIQDLLESVRLDKEKAETLASSLQEDLAHTRNDANRLQDTIAKVEDEYRAFQEEAKKQIEDLNMTLEKLRSELEEKETERSDMKETIFELEDEVEQHRAVKLHDNLIISDLENTVKKLQDQKHDMEREIKTLHRRLREESAEWRQFQADLQTAVVIANDIKSEAQEEIGDLKRRLHETQEKNEKLTKELEEIKSRKQEEERGRVYNYMNAVERDLAALRQGMGLSRRSSTSSEPTPTVKTLIKSFDSASQVPSPATAAIPRTPLSPSPMKTPPAAAVSPMQRHSISGPISTSKPLTALSDKRPNYGEIPVQEHLLRTSSTSRPASLPRVPAMESAKTISVSRRSSEEMKREVSAPEGASPAALMAMGATSPQLSLSSSPTASVTPTARSRIREERKDPLSALAREYGGSKRNALLKWCQKKTEGYQNIDITNFSSSWNDGLAFCALLHTYLPAHIPYQELSSQDKRRNFTLAFQAAESVGIKSTLDISEMVRTERPDWQSVMLYVTAIYKYFET
- the SPECC1L gene encoding cytospin-A isoform X3, which produces MSKSKSDNQISDKAALEARVKDLLTLAKTKDVEILHLRSELRDMRAQLGISEDPLPEGDEKSEEKEVSATHPPTDVESTLLQLQEQNAAIREELNQLKNENRMLKDRLNALGFSLEQRLDHSEKLFGYQSLSPEIAPGNQSDGGGTLASSVEGSAPGSVEDLLSQDEGALMGRQHMDISNSLDNLGSECSEACQPLTSSDDALDAPSSSESEGVPSRARSRKGSSGNGSEVSVACLTERIQQMEENQHSTSEELQATLQELADLQQVTQELNSENERLGEEKAVLVESLCQQSDRLELLSRQIEYFRSLLDEHRVPYVLDEDVKSGRYLELEQRYVDLAENTRFEREQLLGVQQHLSNTLKMAEQDNKEAQEMIGALKERSHHMERAVESEQRGRAALAATLEELRATVASDQIEMNRLKAQLENEKQKVAELYSIHNSGDKTDIQDLLESVRLDKEKAETLASSLQEDLAHTRNDANRLQDTIAKVEDEYRAFQEEAKKQIEDLNMTLEKLRSELEEKETERSDMKETIFELEDEVEQHRAVKLHDNLIISDLENTVKKLQDQKHDMEREIKTLHRRLREESAEWRQFQADLQTAVVIANDIKSEAQEEIGDLKRRLHETQEKNEKLTKELEEIKSRKQEEERGRVYNYMNAVERDLAALRQGMGLSRRSSTSSEPTPTVKTLIKSFDSASQVPSPATAAIPRTPLSPSPMKTPPAAAVSPMQRHSISGPISTSKPLTALSDKRPNYGEIPVQEHLLRTSSTSRPASLPRVPAMESAKTISVSRRSSEEMKREVSAPEGASPAALMAMGATSPQLSLSSSPTASVTPTARSRIREERKDPLSALAREYGGSKRNALLKWCQKKTEGYQNIDITNFSSSWNDGLAFCALLHTYLPAHIPYQELSSQDKRRNFTLAFQAAESVGIKSTLDISEMVRTERPDWQSVMLYVTAIYKYFET